The DNA region TCGATTGGAGGGCTTTTTCGAGGGGAATTATTCCAGAAGAAGCACCGGAGGGCCTATCTCCCCATGCCGCGAATGGTCTGAAAATTGTCAAGGTAGACCCTGAATTCATCTCAAAGACAAAGACCCCCCTTAGCGAAAGCGACTTCACGGCGGCAGATCGCATCATCGCACTGAAGAAAGACGAGCATGAACCCATGCTCACCGAGCGGTTCGCCGATTTTGTCAATCGAGTCGAGTTTTGGGATGTCAGCGACATTCCGCTGGTCTCCCCTCCGCAAGCCATGTTGCAGATCAAGGAGGGCGTGGAAAAGCTTATCGAGGAGCTTGAGGCACAGTCAAAACAGACGGAATGAAGTGGATTCGCCATGCCTGCCGGGCGGTTATCATCCGAAACCACCGGTTGCTAGCGATTAAAATGTGTGATCGCAGCGGCATATTTTACGTCCTACCCGGAGGAGGTCAGATCCACGGAGAAACGATGCGGGAAGGTCTCGTTAGGGAGTGCCGAGAGGAAATCAACCTCGATGTTCGCGTGGGCAGACTGCTGTACGTCCGCGAGTATATTGGTAGAAACCACAACTTCTCGAAATTCCACCGCGACTTCCATCAAGTGGAAACCGTGTTTTCCTGTTCCATTCCCGAGGACGCTGAGCCTTCTCCCGGCACCGAAACGGATCGCAAACAGATCGGCATAGAATGGCTGGACCTCAAGACCCTCACCTCGGTCAGATTCCTTCCCACAGATGCCGTTTCAGTGATCCAGAAAGAACTGGAACTAGAAAACGATCTCTATCTCGGGGATATCAATTGAATTTCTGCTTTTCCGGCAGGGATTCACTCGAAATTCAAGGTCGCGGCGACATCCCTGCGGGAGAGGTGGAAACTCGGCGCCGTGAGACAGTGATCGAGAGGAGTCTCCCTACCAAACCAAGAATCCCTGGTATCCTTTTATCGCCCAAACCGAGGCGTTCGAAACGGCATGAGCGACGAAGCATGGGAGCAGCGAATGGCTCTTGTTACCAAACGAAAAGCGAACCACATAAAACCATAGACTATTCGCG from Verrucomicrobiota bacterium includes:
- a CDS encoding low molecular weight phosphatase family protein; the encoded protein is MPAVLFICTANYYRSRFAESVFNHLANRKGLDWRAFSRGIIPEEAPEGLSPHAANGLKIVKVDPEFISKTKTPLSESDFTAADRIIALKKDEHEPMLTERFADFVNRVEFWDVSDIPLVSPPQAMLQIKEGVEKLIEELEAQSKQTE
- a CDS encoding NUDIX domain-containing protein, translating into MKWIRHACRAVIIRNHRLLAIKMCDRSGIFYVLPGGGQIHGETMREGLVRECREEINLDVRVGRLLYVREYIGRNHNFSKFHRDFHQVETVFSCSIPEDAEPSPGTETDRKQIGIEWLDLKTLTSVRFLPTDAVSVIQKELELENDLYLGDIN